A single Streptomyces sannanensis DNA region contains:
- a CDS encoding RNA polymerase-binding protein RbpA, which produces MASGNAIRGSRVGAGPMGEAERGESAPRLRISFWCSNGHETQPSFASDAQVPDTWDCPRCGFPAGQDRDNPPDPPRTEPYKTHLAYVRERRSDADGEAILAEALAKLRGEI; this is translated from the coding sequence GTGGCAAGTGGCAACGCGATCCGGGGAAGCCGGGTCGGAGCGGGGCCGATGGGTGAGGCCGAGCGCGGCGAGTCCGCGCCGCGCCTCCGCATCTCCTTCTGGTGCTCGAACGGGCACGAGACGCAGCCGAGCTTCGCCAGTGACGCGCAGGTTCCGGACACCTGGGACTGCCCGCGGTGCGGTTTCCCGGCCGGACAGGACCGGGACAATCCGCCGGACCCGCCGCGCACCGAGCCGTACAAGACGCATCTCGCGTATGTACGGGAGCGGCGCAGCGACGCGGATGGCGAGGCCATCCTCGCCGAGGCGCTCGCGAAACTGCGGGGCGAGATCTGA
- a CDS encoding phosphoglycerate kinase produces MKTIDELIADGVAGKRVFVRADLNVPLEGTTITDDGRIRAVRPTIAKLAEAGARVVVASHLGRPKGAPDPAFSLAPAAARLGELLGKDVAFATDTVGESARAVVADLADGQVAVLENLRFNPGETSKDDAERAAFADELAALADLYVGDGFGAVHRKHASVFDLPARLPHAAGQLIVTEVGVLKKLTEDVARPYVVVLGGSKVSDKLAVIDQLLEKADRILIGGGMAYTFLKAKGHEVGKSLLQEELIPTCLEYLARAEKRGVEFVLPLDVLVSPDFPDLKTKAPANPTTVSADAIPADEEAMDIGPKTRELYASKFTDAATVFWNGPMGVFEHPDFAGGTAAVAQGLIDSPAFTVVGGGDSAAAVRILGFDENKFGHISTGGGASLEYLEGKTLPGLAALED; encoded by the coding sequence ATGAAGACGATCGACGAACTGATCGCCGACGGCGTGGCGGGCAAGCGGGTGTTCGTCCGCGCCGACCTCAATGTGCCGCTCGAGGGCACCACCATCACCGACGACGGCCGCATCCGCGCCGTCCGGCCGACCATCGCGAAGCTCGCCGAGGCCGGCGCCCGCGTGGTCGTCGCCTCCCACCTGGGCCGCCCCAAGGGCGCCCCGGACCCGGCCTTCTCGCTCGCCCCGGCCGCCGCGCGGCTCGGTGAACTCCTCGGCAAGGACGTCGCCTTCGCCACCGACACGGTCGGTGAGTCCGCCCGGGCCGTCGTCGCGGACCTGGCCGACGGCCAGGTCGCCGTGCTCGAGAACCTCCGCTTCAACCCGGGCGAGACCAGCAAGGACGACGCCGAGCGCGCCGCCTTCGCCGACGAGCTCGCCGCCCTCGCCGACCTGTACGTCGGCGACGGCTTCGGTGCCGTGCACCGCAAGCACGCCTCGGTCTTCGACCTGCCGGCCCGCCTGCCGCACGCGGCCGGCCAGCTGATCGTCACCGAGGTCGGCGTTCTGAAGAAGCTCACCGAGGACGTCGCGCGGCCGTACGTCGTCGTGCTCGGCGGCTCCAAGGTCTCCGACAAGCTCGCGGTCATCGACCAGCTGCTGGAGAAGGCCGACCGCATCCTCATCGGCGGCGGCATGGCGTACACCTTCCTCAAGGCCAAGGGCCACGAGGTCGGCAAGTCGCTGCTCCAGGAGGAGCTGATCCCGACCTGCCTGGAGTACCTGGCGCGGGCCGAGAAGCGCGGCGTGGAGTTCGTCCTGCCCCTGGACGTCCTGGTCTCCCCGGACTTCCCGGACCTGAAGACCAAGGCCCCGGCCAACCCGACCACCGTCTCGGCCGACGCCATCCCGGCCGACGAGGAGGCCATGGACATCGGCCCGAAGACGCGTGAGCTGTACGCGTCGAAGTTCACCGACGCGGCCACCGTCTTCTGGAACGGCCCGATGGGCGTCTTCGAGCACCCGGACTTCGCCGGCGGCACCGCCGCTGTCGCCCAGGGGCTCATCGACAGCCCGGCCTTCACCGTCGTCGGCGGTGGCGACTCGGCCGCGGCCGTGCGCATCCTCGGCTTCGACGAGAACAAGTTCGGACACATCTCGACCGGTGGCGGTGCCAGCCTCGAGTACCTCGAGGGCAAGACGCTTCCCGGCCTCGCCGCACTGGAGGACTGA
- the pgi gene encoding glucose-6-phosphate isomerase has translation MNAEGRARLNQLPEWTALGKHREQLADTHLRELFAADPDRGTGYTLRVGDLHLDYSKHLVTDETLRLLRDLAQVTGVAELRDAMFRGEKINTTEDRAVLHTALRAPRDAVVEVDGENVVPGVHAVLDRMAAFSDRIRSGEWTGHTDKRIRNIVNIGIGGSDLGPAMAYEALRSCTDRDLTFRFVSNVDGADLHEALWDLDPAETLFIVASKTFTTIETITNATSARDWLLTGLGAGPEAVAKHFAALSTHADLVAEFGIDTANMFEFWDWVGGRYSYDSAIGLSLMIAIGPDRFREMLDGFHLVDEHFRTAAPEANAPLLLGLLGIWYGAFFGAQSHAVLPYSHYLSKFTAYLQQLDMESNGKSVDREGRPVDWQTGPVVWGTPGTNGQHAYYQLIHQGTKVIPADFIGFARPAPGLLPGLVAQHDLLMANFFAQTQALAFGRTPEEVRAEGVPEALVPHKTFQGNHPTTTILAEELTPSVLGQLIALYEHKVFVQGAVWNIDSFDQWGVELGKVLAKRIEPVLTKGEAGEDLDSSTATLSAKYRALRGR, from the coding sequence ATGAACGCAGAAGGCCGAGCCAGACTCAACCAGTTGCCCGAGTGGACCGCGTTGGGCAAGCACCGGGAGCAGTTGGCCGACACACATCTGCGGGAGCTGTTCGCGGCGGACCCGGACCGGGGCACCGGGTACACCCTCCGGGTCGGTGACCTCCACCTCGACTACTCCAAGCACCTGGTGACGGACGAGACGCTGCGGCTGCTGCGCGACCTTGCCCAGGTCACCGGGGTGGCGGAGCTGCGCGACGCGATGTTCCGCGGCGAGAAGATCAACACCACCGAGGACCGGGCCGTACTGCACACCGCGCTGCGCGCCCCTCGCGATGCCGTCGTCGAGGTCGACGGCGAGAACGTGGTGCCCGGTGTGCACGCGGTACTCGACAGGATGGCCGCGTTCTCCGACCGGATCAGGTCGGGGGAGTGGACCGGCCACACCGACAAGCGGATCAGGAACATCGTCAACATCGGCATCGGCGGCTCCGATCTCGGCCCCGCGATGGCGTACGAGGCACTGCGCTCCTGCACCGACCGCGATCTGACGTTCCGTTTCGTGTCGAACGTCGACGGAGCCGATCTGCACGAGGCGCTGTGGGACCTGGACCCGGCCGAGACGCTGTTCATCGTCGCGTCCAAGACCTTCACCACGATCGAGACCATCACCAACGCCACCTCCGCCCGCGACTGGCTGCTCACCGGGCTAGGGGCCGGCCCGGAGGCCGTCGCCAAGCACTTCGCCGCCCTGTCCACGCACGCGGACCTGGTCGCGGAGTTCGGCATCGACACCGCCAACATGTTCGAGTTCTGGGACTGGGTCGGCGGCCGCTACTCGTACGACTCGGCCATCGGCCTCTCCCTGATGATCGCCATCGGCCCCGACCGCTTCCGGGAGATGCTCGACGGCTTCCACCTGGTCGACGAACACTTCCGCACCGCGGCGCCCGAGGCCAACGCTCCGCTGCTGCTCGGCCTGTTGGGCATCTGGTACGGGGCGTTCTTCGGCGCCCAGTCCCACGCGGTGCTGCCCTACAGCCACTACCTCTCCAAGTTCACGGCGTATCTCCAGCAGCTGGACATGGAGTCCAACGGCAAGTCCGTGGACCGCGAGGGCAGGCCGGTCGACTGGCAGACCGGCCCGGTCGTCTGGGGCACGCCGGGCACCAACGGCCAACATGCCTACTACCAGTTGATCCACCAGGGCACCAAGGTCATCCCGGCCGACTTCATCGGCTTCGCCCGGCCCGCGCCCGGTCTGCTGCCCGGCCTGGTCGCCCAGCACGACCTGCTGATGGCCAACTTCTTCGCCCAGACCCAGGCGCTGGCCTTCGGCAGGACGCCGGAGGAGGTACGGGCCGAGGGCGTCCCGGAGGCGCTGGTGCCGCACAAGACCTTCCAGGGCAACCACCCGACGACCACGATCCTGGCGGAGGAGCTCACCCCCTCGGTGCTCGGCCAGCTGATCGCCCTCTACGAGCACAAGGTCTTCGTCCAGGGCGCTGTCTGGAACATCGACTCCTTCGACCAGTGGGGCGTCGAACTCGGCAAGGTCCTGGCGAAGCGGATCGAGCCGGTCCTGACGAAGGGTGAGGCCGGGGAGGACCTCGACAGCTCTACGGCGACGCTGTCCGCGAAGTACCGCGCGTTGCGAGGCCGCTGA
- the secG gene encoding preprotein translocase subunit SecG gives MIMGFSIALIVFSLLLMLLVLMHKGKGGGLSDMFGGGMQSSVGGSSVAERNLDRITVVIGLLWFACIVVLGVLVKLKS, from the coding sequence GTGATTATGGGGTTCTCGATCGCCCTGATCGTCTTCAGCCTGCTGCTGATGCTGCTGGTGCTGATGCACAAGGGGAAGGGCGGCGGTCTCTCCGACATGTTCGGCGGCGGCATGCAGTCGTCGGTCGGCGGCTCCTCGGTCGCCGAGCGCAACCTCGACCGCATCACCGTCGTGATCGGTTTGCTGTGGTTCGCGTGCATTGTCGTTCTCGGTGTGCTGGTGAAGCTGAAGAGCTGA
- the pgl gene encoding 6-phosphogluconolactonase has protein sequence MSAPQLVVHRDKELMAQAAAARLITKIVDAQATRGSASVVLTGGRNGNALLGALAASAARDAIDWSRLDLWWGDERFLPEGDPERNVTQARKALLDAVPLNPERVHAMPASDGPYGNDVEAAAAAYAEELATAARRPEDHGPVPTFDVLMLGVGPDTHVASLFPEHPAVHETERMVVGVHGAPKPPPTRISLTLPAIRAAREVWLLAAGEDKAKAAALVLSGAGEIQAPAAGARGHSRTLWLLDAAAAAQLPRALYPPASP, from the coding sequence GTGAGCGCACCCCAGCTCGTCGTCCACCGTGACAAGGAGCTCATGGCGCAGGCCGCGGCGGCCCGGCTGATCACGAAGATCGTGGACGCCCAGGCCACCCGTGGCTCCGCCTCGGTCGTGCTCACCGGCGGACGCAACGGCAACGCCCTGCTCGGTGCCCTGGCCGCCTCCGCGGCCAGGGACGCGATCGACTGGTCCCGGCTCGACCTGTGGTGGGGCGACGAACGCTTCCTGCCCGAGGGCGATCCGGAGCGCAACGTCACCCAGGCCCGGAAGGCGCTGCTGGACGCGGTGCCGCTGAACCCGGAGCGGGTGCACGCGATGCCCGCCTCCGACGGCCCGTACGGCAACGACGTCGAGGCCGCCGCGGCCGCGTACGCCGAGGAACTCGCCACGGCTGCCCGCCGGCCCGAGGACCACGGCCCCGTGCCGACCTTCGACGTGCTGATGCTGGGCGTCGGCCCGGACACGCATGTGGCCTCGCTCTTCCCCGAGCACCCCGCGGTCCACGAAACCGAGCGCATGGTCGTCGGCGTCCATGGGGCGCCCAAGCCCCCGCCCACCCGCATCTCCCTGACCCTGCCCGCCATCCGCGCGGCGCGTGAGGTCTGGCTGCTCGCGGCGGGCGAGGACAAGGCGAAGGCGGCGGCCCTGGTCCTGTCCGGCGCCGGGGAGATCCAGGCCCCGGCAGCCGGCGCACGCGGCCACAGCCGCACCCTCTGGCTCCTGGACGCGGCAGCCGCCGCCCAGCTGCCCCGCGCCCTGTACCCGCCGGCGTCGCCCTGA
- the gap gene encoding type I glyceraldehyde-3-phosphate dehydrogenase translates to MTIRVGINGFGRIGRNYFRALLEQGADIEIVAVNDLGDTATTAHLLKYDTILGRLKAEVTHTADTITVDGRTIKVLSERDPADIPWGELGVDIVVESTGIFTKKADAAKHLAGGAKKVLISAPAKDEDITIVMGVNQDKYDPANHHVISNASCTTNCVAPMAKVLDENFGITKGLMTTVHAYTNDQRILDFPHKDLRRARAAAENIIPTTTGAAKATALVLPQLKGKLDGIAMRVPVPTGSVTDLVVELGREVTKEEVNAAFQKAAEGELKGILDYTEDPIVSSDIVNAPASCTFDSSLTMVQEGKNVKVIGWYDNEWGYSNRLVDLTVFVGGRL, encoded by the coding sequence GTGACGATCCGCGTAGGCATCAACGGCTTTGGCCGCATCGGTCGTAACTACTTCCGCGCGCTGCTGGAGCAGGGTGCGGACATCGAGATCGTGGCTGTCAACGACCTGGGCGACACCGCGACCACGGCCCACCTGCTGAAGTACGACACGATCCTGGGCCGCCTGAAGGCCGAGGTCACGCACACCGCCGACACCATCACCGTCGACGGCCGCACCATCAAGGTTCTCTCCGAGCGCGACCCGGCCGACATTCCGTGGGGCGAGCTGGGCGTCGACATCGTCGTCGAGTCGACCGGCATCTTCACCAAGAAGGCCGACGCCGCCAAGCATCTCGCCGGTGGCGCCAAGAAGGTCCTCATCTCGGCTCCGGCCAAGGACGAGGACATCACCATCGTGATGGGCGTCAACCAGGACAAGTACGACCCGGCGAACCACCACGTCATCTCCAACGCCTCCTGCACCACCAACTGTGTGGCACCGATGGCCAAGGTTCTCGACGAGAACTTCGGCATCACCAAGGGTCTGATGACCACGGTCCACGCGTACACCAACGACCAGCGCATCCTCGACTTCCCGCACAAGGACCTGCGCCGCGCCCGTGCCGCCGCGGAGAACATCATCCCCACCACCACCGGTGCCGCCAAGGCCACCGCCCTGGTCCTGCCGCAGCTCAAGGGCAAGCTGGACGGCATCGCCATGCGCGTTCCGGTCCCGACCGGCTCGGTCACCGACCTGGTCGTCGAACTCGGCCGCGAGGTCACCAAGGAAGAGGTCAACGCCGCCTTCCAGAAGGCCGCAGAGGGGGAGTTGAAGGGCATCCTCGACTACACCGAGGACCCGATCGTCTCCTCCGACATCGTCAACGCCCCGGCGTCCTGCACTTTCGACTCCTCCCTGACCATGGTCCAGGAGGGCAAGAACGTGAAGGTCATCGGTTGGTACGACAATGAGTGGGGTTACTCCAACCGCCTCGTCGACCTGACCGTCTTCGTCGGCGGCCGGCTCTGA
- a CDS encoding M14 family metallopeptidase, with product MRRRARSMLAAASLLIAGLAAAPVAQAQDGRASDAGADAVKVYNSDVTKEQIPLLLATGQDAHELGERAPDKGTAKVELFLTDAEAAGLKAKGIELTERKVSARTQRGLAAAGDGVFRPYSGKGNIQEEIIATQKAHPGLTKVVSIGKTLQGQDILALKLTKGAKASEDGSKPAVLYMANQHAREWITPEMTRRLLHYYLDNYGKDPRITRIVDSTELWFVISANPDGYDFTHNSDGQRLWRKNMRDNNGDGAYTAGDGVDLNRNFAYKWGYDNEGSSANPASQTFRGAGPNSEPETVALDRFEKRIGFEYGVNYHSAAELLLYGVGWQVATPTPDDVLYKALAGTPENSAVPGYYPQVSSELYTTNGEADGHAANVNGMMMFTPEMTTCQTASDIDPNDAWRAEDCQSGFNFPDDEKLIQQEFAKNIPFALAVAETAAHPDQPSSSVGLTAPDFTPDTFTTSYARGGDQEVSVVARKSLRDKELNYRINGGRTHKEDLEAWKGGKFYGGKDNIRFDAYRAEVEDAEPGDRVEVWFTARTKDGRRTSSEPFTYTVAERAKANTLVIAEEGAAAQNAQLYADALKANGRSAVVWDVATQGVPHALGVLSHFSTVVHYAGTRTPGGPTQLALRDFLNEGGKLIEAGTRAGGNVQIGRAVTDDFSQYYLGAYGRTNANGATGFNGSGALAGAIGGLSGAGGPLNAAGAYTVTSDSLPATEFPQFKSAEAGRYAGVVNPYAPYAGQWMAAATHTDNDWKRLTRTVDLTGVTAADKPELRFAINWNTEPGYDHAVLEAHTTGAEDWTTLPEAGGATRSAVPEECDAGYFINGHPFLRHYLTLAAGGCVANGTSGAWNSFTGSSAGWKQVAFDLSGYAGKKVDLSLSYITDPGSGGRGVFADNAALFVGGTEKEPASAGDFETSLGAWTVQGAPAGSPAVDGDWARTGELFKSYASVTTRDTVLLGFGLEHLVNPDERTRLVGKALAALRR from the coding sequence ATGAGGCGCAGGGCGAGATCGATGCTCGCAGCGGCTTCACTGCTGATAGCGGGTCTGGCGGCGGCACCCGTCGCCCAGGCGCAGGACGGCCGGGCATCCGACGCGGGCGCCGACGCCGTGAAGGTCTACAACTCCGATGTCACCAAGGAGCAGATCCCGCTGCTCCTCGCGACCGGCCAGGACGCGCACGAACTGGGCGAGCGCGCGCCCGACAAGGGCACCGCGAAGGTCGAGCTCTTCCTCACCGACGCCGAGGCGGCCGGTCTGAAGGCGAAGGGCATCGAACTCACCGAGCGCAAGGTCTCGGCTCGGACGCAGCGAGGGCTGGCCGCCGCTGGGGACGGCGTCTTCCGCCCGTACAGCGGAAAGGGCAACATCCAGGAAGAGATCATCGCGACCCAAAAGGCCCACCCGGGCCTCACCAAGGTCGTCTCGATCGGCAAGACGCTCCAGGGTCAGGACATCCTCGCCCTCAAGCTCACCAAGGGCGCCAAGGCCTCGGAGGACGGCTCCAAGCCCGCCGTGCTGTACATGGCCAACCAGCACGCCCGCGAGTGGATCACGCCCGAGATGACAAGGCGGTTGCTCCACTACTACCTCGACAACTACGGCAAGGATCCGCGCATCACCAGGATCGTGGACTCCACCGAGCTGTGGTTCGTGATCTCCGCCAACCCGGACGGCTACGACTTCACCCACAACTCCGACGGCCAGCGGCTGTGGCGCAAGAACATGCGCGACAACAACGGCGACGGCGCCTACACCGCCGGCGACGGCGTCGACCTCAACCGCAACTTCGCCTACAAGTGGGGCTACGACAACGAGGGTTCGTCCGCGAACCCGGCGAGCCAGACCTTCCGTGGCGCAGGCCCCAACTCCGAGCCGGAGACCGTCGCCCTGGACCGCTTCGAGAAGCGGATCGGCTTCGAGTACGGCGTCAACTACCACTCCGCCGCCGAGCTGCTCCTCTACGGCGTGGGATGGCAGGTCGCCACCCCGACCCCCGACGACGTCCTCTACAAGGCCCTCGCCGGTACGCCCGAGAACTCCGCCGTCCCCGGCTACTACCCCCAGGTCTCCTCCGAGCTCTACACCACCAACGGCGAGGCCGACGGACACGCGGCGAACGTCAACGGGATGATGATGTTCACCCCGGAGATGACCACCTGCCAGACGGCCTCCGACATCGACCCGAACGACGCCTGGCGTGCCGAGGACTGCCAGTCCGGGTTCAACTTCCCGGACGACGAGAAGCTGATCCAGCAGGAGTTCGCCAAGAACATCCCGTTCGCGCTCGCGGTCGCCGAGACCGCCGCCCACCCCGACCAGCCCTCGTCCTCGGTCGGCCTGACCGCCCCCGACTTCACCCCCGACACCTTCACCACCTCCTACGCCCGCGGCGGCGACCAGGAGGTGTCCGTCGTCGCCCGCAAGTCGCTGCGCGACAAGGAGCTGAACTACCGCATCAACGGAGGCCGCACGCACAAGGAGGACCTCGAAGCCTGGAAGGGCGGCAAGTTCTACGGCGGCAAGGACAACATCCGCTTCGACGCCTACCGGGCCGAGGTCGAGGACGCGGAACCGGGTGACCGGGTCGAGGTCTGGTTCACCGCCCGTACGAAGGACGGCCGGCGCACCTCCAGTGAGCCCTTCACCTATACCGTCGCCGAGCGCGCCAAGGCCAACACGCTGGTGATCGCCGAGGAGGGGGCCGCCGCCCAGAACGCCCAGCTGTACGCCGACGCCCTGAAGGCCAACGGCCGCAGTGCGGTCGTGTGGGACGTCGCCACCCAGGGCGTACCGCACGCGCTGGGGGTCCTCAGCCACTTCTCCACCGTCGTGCACTACGCCGGGACCAGGACTCCCGGCGGCCCCACGCAGCTGGCGCTCCGCGATTTCCTCAACGAGGGCGGCAAGCTGATCGAGGCCGGCACCCGGGCCGGCGGCAACGTCCAGATCGGGCGTGCCGTGACGGACGACTTCAGCCAGTACTACCTGGGGGCGTACGGCCGTACGAACGCCAATGGCGCCACCGGGTTCAACGGCAGCGGGGCGCTCGCCGGCGCCATCGGAGGACTGAGCGGCGCCGGCGGCCCGCTGAACGCGGCCGGCGCGTACACGGTCACCTCGGACAGCCTGCCCGCGACGGAGTTCCCGCAGTTCAAGAGCGCCGAGGCGGGCCGGTACGCCGGAGTCGTCAATCCGTACGCCCCGTACGCCGGCCAGTGGATGGCCGCCGCCACGCACACCGACAACGACTGGAAGCGGCTGACCCGCACCGTCGACCTGACGGGAGTCACTGCGGCCGACAAGCCCGAGCTGCGCTTCGCGATCAACTGGAACACCGAGCCCGGCTACGACCACGCCGTGCTGGAGGCGCACACCACCGGGGCCGAGGACTGGACCACGCTGCCCGAGGCCGGCGGTGCCACCAGGTCCGCGGTGCCCGAGGAGTGCGACGCCGGGTACTTCATCAACGGCCACCCGTTCCTGCGGCACTACCTGACCCTCGCCGCGGGCGGCTGCGTGGCCAACGGCACCAGCGGAGCCTGGAACAGCTTCACCGGCTCCTCCGCCGGCTGGAAGCAGGTCGCCTTCGACCTCAGTGGCTACGCGGGCAAGAAGGTCGACCTGTCCCTGAGCTACATCACCGACCCCGGCTCCGGCGGCCGCGGTGTGTTCGCGGACAACGCCGCCCTGTTCGTCGGCGGGACGGAGAAGGAGCCGGCATCCGCAGGGGACTTTGAGACCTCCCTCGGCGCCTGGACCGTGCAGGGCGCGCCGGCCGGCAGCCCGGCAGTCGACGGGGACTGGGCCCGCACGGGTGAGCTCTTCAAGTCGTACGCGTCGGTCACCACCCGCGACACCGTGCTGCTGGGCTTCGGGCTCGAGCACCTCGTGAACCCGGACGAGCGCACGCGGCTCGTCGGAAAGGCGCTCGCCGCCCTGCGTCGTTGA
- the opcA gene encoding glucose-6-phosphate dehydrogenase assembly protein OpcA: MKIDLSDTNASKINKALVKGRRAIGTPAVGMVLTLVIVTDEENAYDALKAADDASREHPSRTLVVIKRVGKSGRGRTKSRLDALVRVGADAGTGETVVLRLYGEVVNHADSVVLPLLLPDAPTVVWWPVNAPLDPAADPLGALAQRRVTDTYASEQPVKELGARAETYTPGDTDLAWTRITPWRSMLAAALDQTVCKVISAEVEGEESNPSCELLAMWLADRLNVPVKRSVSGGPGLTAVRLDTDGGPIGLDRADGSLATLSMRGQPDRAVALKRRETAELIAEELRRLDPDDIYASALKFGVERLNEQVPEPQAGPEATPAAGQAAGQAAEEAPAPAKKAAAKKAAAK, from the coding sequence ATGAAGATCGACCTGTCGGACACCAATGCCAGCAAGATCAACAAAGCGCTGGTGAAGGGGCGCCGGGCCATCGGCACCCCTGCCGTCGGCATGGTGCTCACCCTCGTCATCGTCACCGACGAGGAGAACGCCTATGACGCGCTGAAGGCCGCCGACGACGCCTCGCGCGAGCACCCCTCGCGCACCCTCGTCGTCATCAAGCGGGTCGGCAAGTCCGGGCGCGGACGGACCAAGTCCCGGCTGGACGCGCTGGTGCGCGTCGGCGCGGACGCGGGCACCGGAGAGACGGTTGTCCTGCGGCTCTACGGCGAGGTGGTCAACCACGCCGACTCGGTGGTGCTGCCGCTGCTGCTGCCCGACGCGCCCACCGTGGTGTGGTGGCCGGTGAACGCGCCGCTCGACCCGGCCGCCGACCCGCTGGGCGCGCTCGCCCAGCGCCGGGTCACGGACACGTATGCGTCCGAGCAGCCCGTCAAGGAGCTCGGCGCCCGCGCCGAGACCTACACCCCCGGTGACACCGACCTTGCCTGGACCCGGATCACCCCGTGGCGCTCCATGCTCGCCGCCGCCCTCGACCAGACGGTGTGCAAGGTCATCTCGGCCGAGGTGGAGGGCGAGGAGTCCAACCCGAGCTGCGAGCTGCTCGCCATGTGGCTCGCCGACCGGCTGAACGTCCCGGTCAAGCGCTCCGTCTCGGGCGGGCCCGGCCTCACCGCGGTCCGGCTGGACACCGACGGCGGACCGATCGGGCTGGACCGTGCCGACGGCTCGCTGGCCACGCTCTCCATGCGGGGCCAGCCGGACCGGGCGGTGGCGCTCAAGCGGCGCGAGACCGCCGAGCTGATCGCGGAGGAGCTGCGCCGGCTCGACCCGGACGACATCTACGCTTCCGCGCTGAAGTTCGGCGTGGAGCGGCTGAACGAGCAGGTACCGGAGCCGCAGGCCGGGCCCGAGGCGACCCCGGCCGCCGGTCAGGCCGCCGGTCAGGCCGCCGAGGAGGCTCCCGCTCCGGCGAAGAAGGCCGCAGCCAAGAAGGCGGCGGCCAAGTGA
- the tpiA gene encoding triose-phosphate isomerase → MTTRTPLMAGNWKMNLNHLEAIAHVQKLAFALSDKDYDAVEVAVLPPFTDLRSVQTLVDADKLKIKYGAQDVSAHDSGAYTGEISGPMLAKLHCTYVTVGHSERRQYHGETDEICNAKIKAAYRYGLTPILCVGEALDIRKAGDQVAHTLAQIDGGLKDIPAEQAESVVIAYEPVWAIGTGEVATPEDAQEVCGAIRGRLAELYSQELAEKVRIQYGGSVKAGNIAAIMAQPDVDGALVGGAALDAEEFVKIVRFRDQ, encoded by the coding sequence ATGACCACGCGTACCCCGCTGATGGCGGGCAACTGGAAGATGAACCTCAACCACCTCGAGGCCATCGCGCACGTCCAGAAGCTCGCCTTCGCTCTGTCGGACAAGGACTACGACGCCGTCGAGGTCGCCGTCCTGCCGCCCTTCACCGACCTGCGGTCCGTGCAGACCCTGGTCGACGCCGACAAGCTCAAGATCAAGTACGGCGCCCAGGACGTCTCGGCGCACGACTCCGGCGCGTACACCGGCGAGATCTCGGGCCCGATGCTGGCCAAGCTGCACTGTACGTATGTGACCGTCGGCCACAGCGAGCGCCGTCAGTACCACGGCGAGACGGACGAGATCTGCAACGCCAAGATCAAGGCCGCCTACCGGTACGGGCTCACCCCGATCCTGTGCGTCGGCGAGGCCCTGGACATCCGCAAGGCGGGCGACCAGGTGGCCCACACCCTCGCGCAGATCGACGGCGGCCTGAAGGACATCCCGGCCGAGCAGGCCGAGTCCGTGGTGATCGCGTACGAGCCGGTGTGGGCCATCGGCACCGGCGAGGTCGCCACCCCCGAGGACGCCCAGGAGGTCTGCGGGGCGATCCGCGGCCGTCTGGCGGAGCTGTACTCGCAGGAGCTGGCCGAGAAGGTCCGCATCCAGTACGGCGGCTCCGTGAAGGCCGGCAACATCGCCGCGATCATGGCGCAGCCGGACGTGGACGGCGCCCTGGTGGGCGGCGCCGCGCTGGACGCCGAGGAGTTCGTGAAGATCGTCCGCTTCCGCGACCAGTGA